ATCTGGGAACCTCCACCCAACCACGGTGACCCCCTTATCCCCCTCCTTCATCTGTTCTTCTCCACCTCTCTGCCTCCCGTTACAGCCCTGCCCTTGTCCTGCATTTCCTGTAAACAGGCTGGTGGGAAGCTCCTAGGCTGGACACTTCCTCCCTTGGGATGACCTGGCAATGACCTCAGCGTGCCTGGCATCGAGCCTGCCGAGCCAATGACACACCCTGTCCACCACCTCGCCACAGAACCACCACCCATCACTACTCAACACTAACATAACAGTGGGTGGAGGAATTGTTCTAGAGGCCATTTCAGGGGTTTGTCATCACTTGAAGAGGTTAATGTTGAACATTTGAGGCAAAAATTATGCAAGGATAGGTTACAGAGTGCAGGTTTTTGATACATAAGCAGAATCTTACTGAACATACCACTATAGAAACTGTTTGCTTTATATACTGGGACATCAACACACCTGCATTACTGTTGTGAGTCTACCTGGAACTAGTTAAAGTTGACATAAAAAATTCTTTATGGTCTCTAAGTTGAGCACAATCACAAATCCTGGGCTTTCTTTGCTAAAACGAGTTTTTCAAAACTCATTTGTTGCTATACAGCTGCTTGGCAAGGACAATTCTGCTGAGACAGCATGCTCAGCGTGAGCTTCCACTTTGATAAAACAGCACAGAGCTGTAAATTagtgtgcatgcacatacagtCAGTGCACACAAACCTACTAACATACACCTTAAGCTTGGTAttaatccttttcttttctattgtaTAATAAAGTAGTTTGCTAATGAAGATGTGTGTTTGCTCAGCCTGAGAGTGTCTGAATGGTACTGTACATTAATCACACAAGTGGAAACAAGCCAAACCTATGGCAGCAGCTTTTTAACTTCTGCTTAAAATGCGTGTCTCAATGTTCACACAGCCTTTCTGTGAGCAGTGCTCTGGGGCCATTCGGTTATTTTCCTCTCCACGAAAATCtcagtgtctttttctttgtggcACTACAACCACACTGACTGTTAAATGTGTTCTTAATAAATCACTGACATGCTCAGCTAGGCAGCCTGAAACAGCAGCAATGTTAAGCTTTTAACAGGGTTTAGTGcaagatgcacacacaaaagcagagaaacacGAAACCCTGTACTGACTACACATGACTTATAATATGTGCCCCCTCACGCACACTTAGTGTATATACACTCACAGTCAAATCAACATTAACTAGCCCTTTACAGACACACCAAACACTGGCCCTAAACACAGATGGATCTCCAGAGAGAATGCACTGAAGGCGAGGTGACGGGACAGGACAGATAGGTTGTTGGGACCATGTGAGCTCTGTGACACCTCCAGCAGACAATGAGCCACATCGATAACATCACTGGGGGGAAAAGAGCCCTCACCGAGGCACCGTTGTCTTGTAAATGGAGGGATTTCTTCTGTATAGATACGGTATATATAGGGTTTACAGTGCAGTGGAAATAAACACTGGGGACATTGCTGTCACCTGCAGAGAATGTCTTACCTGCAAAGATTTATGTGTGCAAAAAGTCCATTAAATGCAAGCTGAACATTTTCTATCttgacaaaataatataaagaatCTACAAAAGCATTTGATGAGCTGTctatgaaatataaataaatgaaagcaaaCTAGGGAAGAAGCATTCTGTTCCACAATTATCTTGTGCCTTTAGGGAAGTTCTTGGTAATAGCCCATCTCTTTAAATACACACAGGTCATCAAGCACAACTATTTTATTAAGACTGTGGAAAGACTGTGGCCCATTGCGGCTGAAGCTGTGGCACAGGTGGGGGTAATTTGCTACCCTCTGACCAAAATGATTCCTCTCTCTATCACACACTGCAGTAAATTCTGCAGCCCCCTCAAGGGTCCAACGAAAGAGAAGCCACTTTAATAAAAGCCCTCCTAAACTTAACCATTGGTGTCAGGTACAGGACCACAATTACCAAAGAACTGCTCTTGCTCCCTTTTTCTCGCTCCCCCCCTTACGTTATGTTATCCGTACACCCTTTGTTTTCTCACTCTTTGGGTCCTTTATTTTACATCCCCCCTCCCCATTCACCTTTTCTTCATTCTTCATCACTTCCCTGTGTGAGAGGAATTTtcacacgtttttttttaatacttttaacaGCCCAtaatgtctttgtttaatttatttaacctgTGATCAGTAAGCTACAATATTACTATTACCTGTTCTATCACCTCAGGGTTGCCACTAGAAGCAATGGCACCAGATGTGACCTCTAAATCTATCAAATGAAAAACAGGCACCCACAAGCACTGTCCATCATCTTAAAGCCGGCGATGCTCAACACAGCAGGCTGCTCATATCTCACTGAACAATATGCTACAAGAGGGAGATCTGATTCTACTCAGCCAGGTGCCCACTGCTCATCAGAGGTACAGTATAGACGAATATCTGTCAGCTGTTCAGGGGTCAAGATTGCACTTTTGAGGGTTTTAAGTGATGCACATTCTCACCTATTCTGTTCAGTGTCAAATGGCAAAGTGGGATTTTAGCTTTACAAATAAATTCTACTAAATCAATTAACTATCCAGAAATCTGTTAAAAATTACATAGTCTAAGGGGAAATCCTCAACCTATAAAAAtcagtaaatatttatattttacaagtTCGAGCAAGTGAACAGTTTATTCAACAGGGCTTTTTTCCTTAAAACGTGGGTTTAGTGAtgaatttaatataaaacaattgcattattattttgtttactaattattaatttgactaattaattaattgccTTGGAAGCTGTAGTTAGAATCACAGAtgattattttgcatttttggatAAAAAGGTCAGTACACCCAGGTTTCTGCCTACCCATGCAAAAGTTGTGGGTGTTTGCACAGATTTTGGAAATGTCTACCTCTGAACTTTTGGCTTCAACTCAGATACAGTCGAAATAAATAGAATAGCTCATagcaattaaatatatatatatatatatatatatatattgagtGATTCAACCTATTAACGTTTGCTTGACATGATGCTAAAGCATTTTAGCTTAAATAAATGTTGCCTATACCTTTCAGTCTCTGCTTTTGATGTCTGGGGTTTGGTGTCAATCCCAGGGAAACTGTTCATGTCCACATAGCCATCATTCTCATTGAAGGCGAGTGCTGTGCGATTTGTATCCTCAAAAAACTCAGTAACAGTGTGGGATCTGGTGGGTCTGCCAGGTATCTGGATGTTTTCATAATCTGAACTCATGGCTGGGATGTTTTCATAGTCTGAAGTATCTGCACTGGGGAAGGAGATGGAGCGAGGTTTAGTCAAAGGCAGTGGCATGGCAGAGCGGCGAGAGCGCTCCTCAAAGGACTCCACTCTGGAGACACCCCTGCCATATGTTTTGGGGCCGCTTTTGACTCTCTGTTGGTCATGGTAGAGAAGAAAGGTGGACGGCAAGTCTAAAGGACGCTGCTTAGGGTTCACCAAGCGAGACTGAAGCTGAGGAGAGCTGCCGGTGCTTCTACGATCCAGCTCTATGACTCTTACTGGGCCATGGTGGCTGGACTCAGAGGAAGAACGTGAAGAGCGTACACTTCCGTCGCTAAACCCTTTTGAATCTGCCTTCCTCTTGAACTTGAGCGTCAGAAAGCGCTTAAAAGACGATTTCTTCTTTTTCGGAATGTCGCTGGGTTCATGGTGGATAAGGAGGGATGGGGAGCTCTTGGTGACTGGTCTTTTAGTAATGAATGCCAGCTCGAATGGTGGTGGGATGTCTACTAGAGAGGTTGGCGTGGAAACACCACTTGATGATTGATGGCTACGCTGGGAGAAGCTTCCAGAAGAGGCTATGACACACGGGAGTGAAAGGTTATCATCTCTTCTTTTCATCCTTATCTCGTCCTTCAGAGATTCATTGATGTCTGTTGGGGTGGACAAAGAAAATTCTTGACCATCTGCTGACTGAGAGTACAACAAGAATCGACGAGATTTGGTAGACGGGATCAGACAGTTGACCCCAGGCTTTTGTGAATGGCTGACAGGCTCACTGTTCTTATCCAAGGCCACTGTGCAGTAGTCATGAGTCTGATACTCAGTTCCCGTCTCCTCTGGGACAGTTTCTGGGACATAACCTGGAACTTTCCCAGAATAAGAGCGTGACCTTGTGACAATGGTCTTCCTATCCAGTGTTACAAAGTTCTCCCCTTCAGAGTCAAACCCCGCCTCTTCGTATATATGCTCCTCGTCATCTGAGTCTGTGCCATAGTAAGGCACAATATGGCAGTCAAGTTCCTCTATGTCTTCTTCAAAGGCCTCGGTGGTGTGGGCGAACACCACCCTGTTAGTGAGTTCTGGTGTGCGACCCAGGTCGAGGTCTGGTGGCACTGTGATGTTGCACAACCTGAGGCGAGGCTGGCAGCTTCTTCTTTGGGCCTGCTCGCGTTTAGCTGTTCTCTCTTTTGCACTTTTTCCTCtaatatgtttcttttctttttcttcctcttcgtCCTCTTCACCTATCTCCACGTAATCCTCTGATGAGGCACATTCCAACTGTTGGCAGTCATCTTCTTTAGGGCATATTGATTCGTCAATGTCTGCATACTCATCTGCTGACTCACTATCCTTTGCTTTATCTTTGTGTTGATTTGACTGCTCTGTGTCCCCGTTTATCTCACCCTGTTCTGACAGGGCTTGCTTATCCTCCAGCTTGTCCACATCATCTGATGATATATAGTAAGGCTCCTGGTTAGAAGCATCTGGCGTTTGCAGTTCATTTGAAGGTTTGCCATCAGTATCATCCTGGCTCCACTCTGGGTCGGCAGTGCTGGTCATATCCTCTGAAACTGCTCCTATCACTGAATAAGGCCCAAACACATCCTCAGTGCTGGATGTGAATCTAAAACAGCCAGAGAGGTCCTTGGTAGCCCTTTCTGGTTGCCATACCTCAGTGTCTCCTGTTTCAGCTGTGTCACATGACTCACATGTGTCACTAGCATCATCTGTATGGCCAATCACATCATAGGGATACTCCTCAGCTAAAGTTGGAAGCACGCTAAATCCAAATCCAAATTCCCCATCTTCCAGCTGAGCCTCGTCAGTGAGTAAGTCACAGTTTAAACAGTCCTCACTGGCTGCTTCATTAAGTCCAGAATCATTATCCTTATCGCCCTGACTGAGCGATGCTGTTTCTTCATCTGAGTGTCCAACAGGGTCGCAAACTACTTCAGTCTTTTCATTCAAAGTCTGCCCCTCCTCTTCTACATCTGCTCCTGCTTCTTCCTGTGTTTCAGTCAGCGATAAAAGTGCTGATATATTCtcattttcagtgtgtttgcaaCCTTCAGGCTGTTGGCTGTTTTCATCTTCAGTAGTGTTAACAGTATCATCTGCTTTGATTGTGTCGTCAGAACCCATGCTGTCTCTATCACCATCATTATCTAATGTGTCtacttctttttcctcctcagtTTCTTCCTCTACCATGCATGCACTGTCGTTGTCACTTGCCATGCCATTGCCATTAACCCCATCTTCTGCCTCTATTTTCTCCTCTTTGTCCTGATTCTCCTCAGCCATCTCATGGAAATCATTCTCTCCATCTGAGTGTAAGAGGTCTCCATTACTAAGGGGGGATAGTTCCCCCTGTGGTTGAGGCTCATATGAGGGTCTTGGCTTGGGGGCAACAGGAGGCTTTGGACCACACACTGGGAAACAAGACCTGGACATCAGCTTGGACTGCACTTTGATGGTAAGATGACTGCGGACCTTTGGCTGAGGGACTTGCAGTGGATTCTGAAAATCTatacaaagacaataaaaggtAATGAGATTTaactttctttaatttatttttacattttacttactacACAGCCATAAACACGTAGGGCCACTCTCTATATAGAATGCAAAGAGGAAGCCCAATCCTATAGCAGGGACATGCAGAATGCTGCAGGGAACATTAtcagcaggaaaaacaacagagcCACAGGGTACTTAGAGAAGGAACAATAACATCTGACTGGGAAATGACACATGCAGGTTGGTTGCTTACGGCAGGACTGGAGTAGCTGTTCATTGAGTCATTCTGATTACAgtaaaattcattattttttccCCAATGTTCCTTTAGTGCAGTGATGAGAGTCAATAATAAGCTTAAATCTGTAACCACAAAATCCTGATTTGTGCAACCTGTCATGCTTTTAAATTAGgaatttaaatttagatttgctCTAAAATTAAAGTCATTAGAGAGCAATGTTTATGAAATTTCAGATCTGTCAATAAATACTCATACTTATAGTGTGTACACCCCTTGTCTCTTCCTGTTATTTAGTACCCGCCCTGACGCACATCCTATTAAACCCTGTGTGCACCCTGGctatctctgtgtgttttctctctctctctctttctttcgcTTTCTTTCCCTGAAGATATGAATCTAATTGtgagaaacatttatttattgtcatttattgcCACATGTGCTCAAAAAGTTGTGTCTCATTTCCAAAAGagaaacatatttcaaaaatgaaTAGAATGTGTTTACTTatgttaaatgatttattcttgGTTATCGTTTTACTATAAAAGGATAAAAATTTAGAGATTTCTTCAGATGCTGAATGAGTGCACATTAATTTTTAGTATAGTATCACTTTTTTcccacacctttttttttttttaaatattacagggTTATTAATCAGAGCCTCCTTGAAAGACTCCACACAGGATGTGGATGAGGGTACGACCATAACAACACAGCCCCCATCACTGCTCCATGAACCTCTCCAGGagtacacatttttacaaaacaaatagaCTTCCTTCTCGTCATTCTTTCCCAATTCTCACGAAACATACTCacactgcctctctctctctctctctctctctctcaaacacacacacacacacagggcttttcttttgtaaaaagGTCTTTTGCCTCaaagaacaataaaacagagagaaaacaagggTCCCAGTCTGGTGAGGCACCCTACTGCAAACAACAGGATATGAATTATGCAATAAagaattcaataaaaataaatgtttaaaaaacaaaggaagagtTGGATACTGGGACCTTGGCTGTGCCAAATTCACAGGATATGATTTAAGACTGTGTCCTCATAATGAAATGTCACTCCTCAAGCTGTAATAACCTGTCTAAAATCTAGAGTAACAAACCTGTGAAACAGAACTACATTTCATGTTATGGATTACAGGTCTGTCTCTGTTGAAAGCGTTTaccattaaaagaaaagtcGTAAATAACAAGTTCTGACTTAATTCACAGAGAAACAATTTAAAGACaagacacagagcagcagaggcTCCATCTACTTTCATCAGCATGGATTATAATCACAATTTAAACCTGATACTAATCCTAGAGCAGAACATTTTCCCAGTGGAGACTGCCACTAAAAGCTAAAACTAAGAATAATACTAATCCACAAGTATGGAGTCCAAGCCATCAATGCATGGAGCCTATATCTAATTCatcatttcacttcattttatCTATTGAATAACTTGCCAAGGACGGTGTCGAGCTGCATTGTGTATTAGTttgcaaaatatgaaaatggcAAATATATATGGAATCTACAGATGAAATATATGTAATAAACACTTTGGTTCAttctgaaacacatttcaatTTAAACTAACGCACCACCACCATATAAACACAGGCATGGAAGCACGTTACTCGTGCTTTGttgcactttgttttctttaaagcatttaaagtcTGACATCGGGACTCTAGACATGAACAGAGACAACTGAGAACCGACCTGTATTCATTGTGGGACATCATCATTCACGGAACCCGACAGTTCTCCTCATGTTTGCCCACACGGACCGTGTCCCTCCAAATGACGTGGAAACTTAATCCATATAAACGCACACTGCGGGGATATCAAGTTGTCCAAGAAGAGTTACTGAACATCCCGTCTTGGTTTTCTCCAGATGGCTGCCTACCTTCGTGGAAGACGTCGGTGTTCACAGAGTGAGCAGCTGAGCTTTCGGCCGGCGTACATCTCCAGTGCTGATGCTACAGTAAAGTGGTGCGCTCCTCTGTGGAAACGGGAGGTGCAGCTTGGCGCTTCCTGAGGCAGGACTATAGTGCACAGCGCGAACGTGGAGCGTCAACCAAAACCGCTTTCTATCCAGAGTGCACATTATATCTCAGCTACTGCATGAGGTTTTGCACAGAGAGCATCAATGTGCTATTATATTTACTGCTGGTCAAGCTTAGATCCAGGACGCTGCTCCATGGATGTCTATAACGGTGCCGTAGAGGCAACTGGAGTAGACTGGACTTAAAGTACTAAAGCTATTTTGTATGGAATTGTTTGGCTGAAACTATAAGCCACAATtaatttctaatgtttttggtgctaatggagagCTTTGAATTTCCTGCTACTGTTTTTGTATAAAGAATATACATTTCTCTGCCTCATGTTTGACTGTATGGCATGTTCGTTCACTGATATACAGTGGACAACAATTGGAGAGTTAAGACCTACACAATAACATAAGCTGTTGGACTGTATGTTGAACAACATTTCATGCTTTGAATGACAGGAACATTGTGCACAGGGAGGATTATTTTCAGAAATCAAGCATGGATTCCTCTGGCTGTGTTCTCCAACATGTTTTGCTCATAGATTATTTCCTGAACTAGAACAGTACATAGAAAGGTTCCTAAAAGCAATTTCCAAAAACAGTTTCTCTAGGACACCAAAGCTTTTGCTATTGGCTGGACTTCCTGGCCCGGCATCTGTTGCATGTTTGAATGAATGCAACCCTTTAAAAACCTCTCTTCAT
This genomic interval from Channa argus isolate prfri chromosome 5, Channa argus male v1.0, whole genome shotgun sequence contains the following:
- the fgd5a gene encoding FYVE, RhoGEF and PH domain-containing protein 5 isoform X1, which gives rise to MNTDFQNPLQVPQPKVRSHLTIKVQSKLMSRSCFPVCGPKPPVAPKPRPSYEPQPQGELSPLSNGDLLHSDGENDFHEMAEENQDKEEKIEAEDGVNGNGMASDNDSACMVEEETEEEKEVDTLDNDGDRDSMGSDDTIKADDTVNTTEDENSQQPEGCKHTENENISALLSLTETQEEAGADVEEEGQTLNEKTEVVCDPVGHSDEETASLSQGDKDNDSGLNEAASEDCLNCDLLTDEAQLEDGEFGFGFSVLPTLAEEYPYDVIGHTDDASDTCESCDTAETGDTEVWQPERATKDLSGCFRFTSSTEDVFGPYSVIGAVSEDMTSTADPEWSQDDTDGKPSNELQTPDASNQEPYYISSDDVDKLEDKQALSEQGEINGDTEQSNQHKDKAKDSESADEYADIDESICPKEDDCQQLECASSEDYVEIGEEDEEEEKEKKHIRGKSAKERTAKREQAQRRSCQPRLRLCNITVPPDLDLGRTPELTNRVVFAHTTEAFEEDIEELDCHIVPYYGTDSDDEEHIYEEAGFDSEGENFVTLDRKTIVTRSRSYSGKVPGYVPETVPEETGTEYQTHDYCTVALDKNSEPVSHSQKPGVNCLIPSTKSRRFLLYSQSADGQEFSLSTPTDINESLKDEIRMKRRDDNLSLPCVIASSGSFSQRSHQSSSGVSTPTSLVDIPPPFELAFITKRPVTKSSPSLLIHHEPSDIPKKKKSSFKRFLTLKFKRKADSKGFSDGSVRSSRSSSESSHHGPVRVIELDRRSTGSSPQLQSRLVNPKQRPLDLPSTFLLYHDQQRVKSGPKTYGRGVSRVESFEERSRRSAMPLPLTKPRSISFPSADTSDYENIPAMSSDYENIQIPGRPTRSHTVTEFFEDTNRTALAFNENDGYVDMNSFPGIDTKPQTSKAETESAYTEPFPMNPTSAELSVDEDHGRTSEEEEGVAEQCNDRQIDGQSRAFYVAKELIESERLHVSALKYLQEDFRSAVAEAVGDEGEPVLDEQRLGEILGVLPQAYTLHSSILTELEERISQWEENPRVVDVILSRREDFGVFDTYISEYDRSMSLLEESCRSNHAFASIVKKFEKRGPEEAEVPLKHQLQQVIVRVLQYRMLLTDYLNNLSPDSKEYEDTQAALVIVSDVADQANDNLKQGENLLRLVHIEYSVKGKRDLLKPGRLFVKEGTLMKVSRKSRQPRHLFLMNDIMLYTYPQQDGKYRLKNTLSLTGMKVSKPVLDNVLNCLRIEVSEITITLSASSVVEREDWFHTLSRAIADHAAGLCTFGGPCSEAREKLWMALGEAAPVLVPVSHVMMCMNCTSDFSLTLRRHHCNACGKVVCRACSRKRYPLKYLKDRVAKVCDHCYAELRKRGGSVSGACGNTSPRTHRASRPLSAVFQSLQPPSLWKNRKSTASLNQVSLGVEGSTISGSLQRRKKSKRKWKRLWFLLKDKVLYTFTACEDKVASESLPLQGFTVKLTERPEGEESSNVFHLYHKKTLYYTFRADDQHTARRWVNAMEEATVL
- the fgd5a gene encoding FYVE, RhoGEF and PH domain-containing protein 5 isoform X2, encoding MNTDFQNPLQVPQPKVRSHLTIKVQSKLMSRSCFPVCGPKPPVAPKPRPSYEPQPQGELSPLSNGDLLHSDGENDFHEMAEENQDKEEKIEAEDGVNGNGMASDNDSACMVEEETEEEKEVDTLDNDGDRDSMGSDDTIKADDTVNTTEDENSQQPEGCKHTENENISALLSLTETQEEAGADVEEEGQTLNEKTEVVCDPVGHSDEETASLSQGDKDNDSGLNEAASEDCLNCDLLTDEAQLEDGEFGFGFSVLPTLAEEYPYDVIGHTDDASDTCESCDTAETGDTEVWQPERATKDLSGCFRFTSSTEDVFGPYSVIGAVSEDMTSTADPEWSQDDTDGKPSNELQTPDASNQEPYYISSDDVDKLEDKQALSEQGEINGDTEQSNQHKDKAKDSESADEYADIDESICPKEDDCQQLECASSEDYVEIGEEDEEEEKEKKHIRGKSAKERTAKREQAQRRSCQPRLRLCNITVPPDLDLGRTPELTNRVVFAHTTEAFEEDIEELDCHIVPYYGTDSDDEEHIYEEAGFDSEGENFVTLDRKTIVTRSRSYSGKVPGYVPETVPEETGTEYQTHDYCTVALDKNSEPVSHSQKPGVNCLIPSTKSRRFLLYSQSADGQEFSLSTPTDINESLKDEIRMKRRDDNLSLPCVIASSGSFSQRSHQSSSGVSTPTSLVDIPPPFELAFITKRPVTKSSPSLLIHHEPSDIPKKKKSSFKRFLTLKFKRKADSKGFSDGSVRSSRSSSESSHHGPVRVIELDRRSTGSSPQLQSRLVNPKQRPLDLPSTFLLYHDQQRVKSGPKTYGRGVSRVESFEERSRRSAMPLPLTKPRSISFPSADTSDYENIPAMSSDYENIQIPGRPTRSHTVTEFFEDTNRTALAFNENDGYVDMNSFPGIDTKPQTSKAETESAYTEPFPMNPTSAELSVDEDHGRTSEEEEGVAEQCNDRQIDGQSRAFYVAKELIESERLHVSALKYLQEDFRSAVAEAVGDEGEPVLDEQRLGEILGVLPQAYTLHSSILTELEERISQWEENPRVVDVILSRREDFGVFDTYISEYDRSMSLLEESCRSNHAFASIVKKFEKRGPEEAEVPLKHQLQQVIVRVLQYRMLLTDYLNNLSPDSKEYEDTQAALVIVSDVADQANDNLKQGENLLRLVHIEYSVKGKRDLLKPGRLFVKEGTLMKVSRKSRQPRHLFLMNDIMLYTYPQQDGKYRLKNTLSLTGMKVSKPVLDNVLNCLRIEVSEITITLSASSVVEREDWFHTLSRAIADHAAGLCTFGGPCSEAREKLWMALGEAAPVLVPVSHVMMCMNCTSDFSLTLRRHHCNACGKVVCRACSRKRYPLKYLKDRVAKVCDHCYAELRKRGGSVSGACGNTSPRTHRASRPLSAVFQSLQPPSLWKNRKSTASLNQVSLGVEGSTISGSLQRRKKSKRKWKRLWFLLKDKDKVASESLPLQGFTVKLTERPEGEESSNVFHLYHKKTLYYTFRADDQHTARRWVNAMEEATVL